tgggaggtatgtatgagacccctccctcctcctgtatacagactcCTCCTCCTACTGTCTGAGCTTTCGGTTCCAGGGCTCCGCCCCTTCCGGTGACACGCCGGGTCACATGACTAGTGATGAGGAGGACGTGTGTGAGGTAGAGAGTGTCCTGCCCTGAAGAGTGAGGGGGTAAGTGAGGAGAGGAGGTGACCGGGAGCCCCGACACAATATGGGGGAGAcctgggggggagagagagagaggactacaactcccagcaggctgcACATTACTTCTGGGTTCAGGACATGGATTATTATTAGTGTGAATTACGTCCTGTCGCTTCTTCTTTTTCTCAGATTTTTCCTCTttctcattaaccccttcctggcgcAGTATTTTCGGTCTCCCCCCCGTcacctctcttctctcttctccttctccctcctgttGATCCCATTTCCTATTCCCTACAATGTTCCGGATAATATCGCTGCCGCCGCCGCGCCGGGATCTGACCGCTTCTGTCCTTACGGCGCCCACCGTGTGGTAAATACGAGACATGACCAGTTCTCGGTCTCAGGACGAGCTCGCTGATAAGAATTcttatagttttttatgtttttttagctTTTGATAATCTTCGGTGTAACGTGACGTCTCTCGGTCGGGCCGTATTCACACACTTCTGACTTCTACACAAGGCAGGAGGGGAAagagaagcaaaaaaaaataaatagattttGATATTTTTGCTTTTTGTCCCTTGttggggtgtgttcacatggagttttgtggATTTTGCCGTGGACTCCGCCTGTAATAAAGATTCCCATTCACGTCATTGCTGGTTTTCCTCGCGCTAGCGCTCCTATATTGCGGTGGATTCCGCGTCTGAGTCAGCGGCTCGAGCCGCGCTCCtgtataggcccattcattcatctccgccgtgtgaactggcccttagggtGCTCAGTGTATGGGATTCCCTTCGAGGGATTGAACCTGAGATCAGGAGCTCGCTGATACCTTAGACTACAATACTTCTAGGCTGCAGTTTCTGGTGAAATCCCGGCGTTACTATTGAGCCGCACACCAGGgacacatcattattaatacgGCACTTCAGAAGGCTCCTGTATGACTATATGGCGGCACAATCACAGCCCATCCAGTGATCAGATAGAGTGACCTGAACCTCTCAGGGGTCGTGGTTATGACCTTGTACTGCCGGGGTCTCTGCCTAGTCCATGATAGAAGATGGAAATGTTTAACCCTTTCTATGATACTGACTCTGTGACTGGTTAGGTCTGACATTGGGCTACCGACCAGTActggactacaacacccagcatctaACAGTATTCACAATTCATACCATCATGAAGACCTGCAACTGGTCTCAGGGCCCCAAACCTTGTGTCAGGTTTTATTACGGCAGAGCCAAACCTCCAACTGCAACAGCCTGAATCCTACACAAATGGCCGACAGACAAAACAGCCAGTGAGGAatactatgaaagtaaatatgtaacaggaCGAACATTGTCCCTATTATATATCCTGTAAGTCCCCTCCATTATATATTCGGAGTAGTCATTTATTATTCCCAGACGGGACCTTACCCTcgtcctccttgttctccctcAGGTTCCTCAGGTACAGGACGATGGTCCTCTCCATCAGTGACCCACCAGGGATGGCCGAGGCCAGAAACCACATGTCTACCAGGATATTAGagctggccctggagatcatctccttgatcactggagaggtgagagtctcACATGACATCACTCTTATCTCTAGGAATAAACCAGGGACATGACTGGACAGGTGAAGGATTCTTAGactctctgtagtgacctgtagtgtctcaccatacacaggattgcacagtagtgaagaagtcgtctggtgagtgtgtgacaccccgtgtgtcaggaggatggagcaggaccccgagccccatcaccgagcctccacctcattcactgagacatgagcagaagatcctagaacttaccagcaggatcactgagctgctgagcggagaggtgagcgctgctgggaatgctgggacattatacaagaacaccaagggagggctctggggatgactgtgtcattgtgttgtcaggttcctataaggtgtcaggatgtcactgtctatttctccatggaggagtgggagtatttagaaggacacaaggatctgtacaaggaggtgatgatggaggatcagcagcccctcacatcagcaggtaagagGAGACCTTCCTGATAGAGGAGACCAGGTATGAGGGTCACCTAGACTCCCCCATCATCTGCTCATCACATATAGACAAtgtattcagtcactgtgtatatttccTATAGATGGAGCCAGTCCGAGAAATccaccagagagatgtccccgtcctccatATTCCCAGGATTGTCCAGAGGATCCAGAGCTGAATGTCCCACTGGATTCTCAGGTAGATGAAGCTGAGATGTCTGTAAATCCTCTATAGATTGATGCCATGAAGCTTTCTACTACACGTCTCAGCAGCAGTGGAGTGTCCGCTCTATTGGATGATATTGTTGGCTGTGCTCGGTCCTGGCTACAAATGGTTTCTGGTTCCATAATAGATTGTGGTGAACTTCCACCTGTTTGGACATCAACGTTTGGAGACTGaaagttaaaaattaaaatggggaCAGTGGAAGGGGATTAAGGCCTTTTAAGGACCAGATGTGTCTTTTTCATTATGCTCTGACACATAAAGCCATAGAATCTTTTGTTGGAACTTAGGAAAGTCCCATTTCCAGAAGTGGTGAGAGGCTTCTTTACTGTCAAGGAATATAACCACTGGAGTCCAGGGCACAGACGCCCGTTCCAGGGTAGACTCCGATCCTGTCTGATCACCACATCAGGTCATTCAGGTGCTTTTAGGGCAAATTGTATTCATGGCTTCCCAGGGTTTTTCATTTTCACCTGGATATAAAATAATCTCGGGAgcttcttattttttttctcaggTCCTTCATTTTGGATCTTTCCAGGAAAGTGATGACAGTAGAGCGACGAGTGGCCTGGAGATCCCCATATCAGTGTCAGAGACTGGTAAGAGCCTTTCATCCATCTTGTGTTTCCTTCTTCCCTTATACATTACAGACTGAGTTTACATAAATCCGTCTCCCTGCTTTCCAATGGAGGAGATGTATACGGCGCAGATACCTGCTGAGCTTTCTCTGGTTTCCTCCTCCAGTCAGTCGGATCAGTCGATATCCACATGTTGTTTTACTAGAAGGCTCAGGGGGAGATTATAGGAGATTTTCTCTTCTCAGACATTACACAACATATAGTGACTGTGGATTTCTATGTTAAGAAATATGTAAAGTGCAGTGGGGGGGAGccagatttacatatttttaaaaacatattttCAAAGAAACTGGTGTATCTGTTTGACAATGTAAAGGTCTGATGTGCTCAGCATTATGTCCTTTAGAATTCACTGTGACGGTTTTGTTCTCGAGTTTCTTGATGACTCCCAAACTATAGATATTAAGTATTTAGTAACCAGATTGTCTGAGGTAGCACATCCTAGAAAACTGCTGCATCTTCAGAAAAGACTTGAAGAAACAGGTTTGGATTATGGAGGATGTTTAGCCTTCAGGTCATTGGCAGAAGGGTGAGGGTGGGAGACATTGGTGCAGGGACTGACACAGGGTAGAGGGAATGGTGTAGTGGCTGGAGAGAACCATAACCCTGGCTACTGTACCAAATGGTACCAAAAGCCAAATGGTTTGTCCAGTTGAAGGTGTGAAAATctactgagccctgaggaaccccaacagcaagttAGGATAGGGGGTAGGGCGCTGGCAAATGAATGAGAGAGGTAAGAATAAGACCCAGTGAGAGCGTTGTCTTTGTGACCAATAGTGTAGAGCAGGTAGGGGCGAACCTGccgctttcgccgcccgaggcgaactacagaaagccaccccccttcccccctggaggagggggcgtggtggagtggGCGTGGCAATGtacaggggcggggcttagcaccgttcgccagcagagagcagcgctgctccagtggcctccccaaaccaccgctcggtgctaagccagtccaggacagcttgtcctagactggcttaggtaaccaaaaatgccgccctccctgaggccctggcatagtgccgcctgaagcgctcgcttcaggtcgcctcatgggaggtgcggcgctgagagcaggggtcctcaaactttttaaacagtgggccggaggcagagcaggtcgcacagatattgggagcggtgccctccaataggtaaagtgaagtgcgctccatggcctggccaagctccccaggaacttcattataaatgcacgcctgccggcgttgttggcggggccagacagaagtgcttggcgggccgcagtttgaggacccctggtgtagagTGTCGTGCTGAGGAGTTGGTGGTTCATGGTGTTATATAATTCAGCGAGATTCGGAGGAATAACTAATAGTTAGGAGTAATTACCATTAGATGTGGCTGTAAGGAGGTCATTGGAGAAGGTTGTCAGGGCAGTTTCAGTTTCTTTCAGGGGTCAAAAGAGAGTTGGCAGAGAAATAGCAGTTTTGGTGAAAGTATATCAAGTATTCCAAGAGTTGAGCGATGGGACGGGGTCAATTGAAGAGTATAATAAGGTTAGGaaatgtttgggttttttgtttgACAGTAGAAGAAAGaggtatttactaaaatattcaACAGATATGGAGAAAGACAGGTCTATGTATGAGATGATAGGGTCACCAATGGAACGTCCTAGCACATGACATTAGCGCAGCTGTCAGGGGGACAATTCATTCCTGCCTTTTTGTGTATATCTGCACAGGCCGTGTATATTAGATGACTGGTTCTCACCTCACCATTGTGGCTGTAGTGCAACTTGTTCTGCTCATTAATATCAGTTTCATTCCCAGGTCAATATGAGATAAGTAACTACCATGGACATCCCATGTTACCTCCCTGTCATGAAGGAGAAGAGGATCCTCCACAAACCGGCCAAGGCACAACCGGACAAAAGAAATCTAATCTTTCTAGCCATAGGAAGATTCACAGAGCTGGTCGTCCATTTACATGTACAGAACGTGGGAAATCTTATAGTTGTAAAGTTGCTCTTTTTaagcatcagagaattcacacaggagagaagccatattcatgcccagattgtgggaaatgttttagcaacAAATCAGGCCTAGATAAATATtgcagaattcacacaggagagaagccatttgcgTGTTCAAAGTGTGGGAAAAGTTTTAAAAAGAAATCGCAACTTGAGTatcatgagagaagtcacacaggggagaagccatatgcatgctcagaatgtgggaaatgttttacccagaaatcaATTCTGAACAAACATTGcataattcacacaggagagatgcCATTTGtatgttcagagtgtgggaaatgttgtAGAAAGAAAGTGCATCTTGAGtatcatgagagaactcacacaggggagaagccatatgcatgttcagaatgtgggaaatgttttacgcaGAAATCCGGTCTGGACAAACATtgcagaactcacacaggagagaagccatttgtaTGTTCAgagtgtggaaaatgttttaggcAGAAATCCGGTCTGGATGTACATTGGAGATCTCACACGGGGGAGAGGCCGTTTTCATGCACAGAATGTGGGAAAATGTTTAGTGAGAAATCGAAACTGTACAGCCATTGGagagttcacacaggggagaagccatttgtaTGTTCACAATGTGGAAGATGTTTTGGAAGTAAAGATTCTATGGAGCGCCACCAGAGaactcacacgggggagaagtcattttcatgctcagaatgcgggaaatgttttaaGCTGAAATCGAGTCTGGAGAaacattggggagttcacacaggggagaagccttttATATGTTCATAATTGACTTAAACGCTGTTACGACGAGCGTAAACAAACACTTTTTGTGGAAGAGATACCTTCGTCTTCTGttagaaaagtaaacaaacaagaGGTAAGAAAGCTtccatgttgttgttttttttttgttttttttcttacaataCAGTGAATTCTGACAGAAGGGGCTCTAttggtgtttaaaggggttgtcccatcacaaggaccctatctatactgctagtttaagactttttctaaatacattgctttatcaaaactgctttgtttggccgctatcttaatttattcacttcattgtttacactacgTTTCCATGACCACGGGGCCCAAGCTGAGCTGCCTGCTcacagggggagggaggggctgagtgctgtgTATGTCAGCAGacaagctcctcagataggggaaggggggaggtgagagcttcaggatttctgagctcttatctcctgctctgcgCTTATCAGTCgggttaattgaatttggctgataagggctgagatagggagtctggtacttctgtatgtattacaaactgaaagAACACGGGTGGATCTAGTTAAATTATAAATTTAGTGGCAAAAAATATAGGATAAAACTTAAATTCTTTATTGGGATCATTTAAAAACCTATATAATAGTGATTACACATGTGAAGAATGTACTCCTCCAGATAATTGTCTTCAGGTTAAGCTAGCCACGATTGCCAGTCTGAGATACAGGGAGTTAGTACTACAAATTCCGCCCTATGTTGACTGTTGTAGTCTCACAGGGTCACGATAAAAAACACTCTAATTAGAAGGCATTGAAGAGTATGCTGAGCATCAGCTAACAACCAGAATGTCAAGCCTCAATCGGCTTAATAATGATGAGGCTAAGGGGTCAGTGTTGTGGGAAATCCCTACCTTCAAGTTCACAGATATGGAACCAAGTTGACCCACAGTCCCCCTTCCAAGCCCCAACTCAAACCAAGGGGGATAAGGGTTGCTATAGTAGTAAGTGCTAAAATCTTGATAGAATGGACATTTGCACCTAAATCTACTTCCTATATTGCTAATGCTCAGTAAATCACAATGTCACCACTATAATAAACCCGTGGTTACTAGTAGTGTCCTCCTCTATAATCCATATAATCAGGGGTCAGATAGAGGCACATTGTTTCCTTTTCAGTCTCTATCCTTCTTGCATTAACCGGATTGCTAACTGCATtgactagatcaggggtgcccaatacgtcgatcgcaatctactggtagatcgcaaaggacgtatgggtcgatcgcgggatgcagggatccccgctgtctgcttgttcacagcgcaggctgagagtcatctacggacactggcagatggggctgccacagccccagcctaccagtgtccagagataactctcagcctgcgctgtgaagaagcagacagcggggatcctgggcagccacagaacgccgctttctcctgctgtcacgatctgcctggccccgcccacaagcccgccccacccacaggcctgccctggccccgccctagtagatcttctaccttggtcagctaaaaagtagcttacacgctgaaaaagtgtgagcacccctggactagatggactgcagccggGTTAAGCTAATACACTATCCACTGATTAATCCTTAGAATTCTTTCTCTCTACGCGTTTCTTCTAGCATAGTCCCTCATACTAGATTCATCAGGAGAGTATTCAGTATAACGGATATCTAATTTCAGACCCCAAGATTAGAGGATGCGGTCAAAACCCTATGGGTGGACGCCGATACTTATGATGTTAAGCCAGCGAGCGCTTCAGAAGGGCTCTATATCTATGTCCAAAACTGCCGCCGTCAGCTGATCATGGACTCCTAGGGGTGGAGGCGTCACAGCAATTCCCGCCCCCAACCACTGATTGGATGAGCTTCCGGTTGGGATTACACACCAGCCGCGTCACTACACACACTATACGCGGCTGTAGGTCAGTATATGTAATAGGTGATTTCAGATTGTAAATGTGAATCAATCCCTTACTGACCACATGTCCCTATTTGTATCATATCCCTAATGAAGCGATCTCCCTGGGGGAGAAGCCCATACTAATTCATTTGTAATAGTTATTTACGAGAAAACTGCATGCAATATAGCTTAGAAACCGCAACAGTGTGAACATATCCCAATAGTTGTATATCTAATGATTACATATAGATCCCCTGAAAATATAGATGTTAGAAATTGCACTACTGTGACCATAACTCACAAAGGAGCGGCACTCTAATTCAGGGAATACCAAACAAAATATCAAAACCATGTAATCTCTGGGAGCCGCATCGGCCTGACGCAGTCACATAGGTATCTCAGCATGCATGAAGACTATCTATAACCAATATATCCAATTAATCTACGGTTTACGGCACATATCCAACAAAGGGAGATTTCTTTCCTAGATTTGTCCACTAAAttaatgtattacaaactgactcaaatccagctctgctacatcagtctctacatcagcttcatactctggtaattcatttacaaccaatccctcattactgactgcaaacatagcagagcaagtgaaaccccacctaccaatgtgccgagaaaaccaggaagtgaagagagcacacagcatgcaggttggtgaacaagcgagatgggaatgcccctttaagtttGTGGCTTTGATCTCATAACAGATTAGATTAACGGACTTCACTAGCAGTAATATAAATATAGCCTGAGAAGTCTCACAGGCAGATATTGTTTCTATTTTCAGAATGTGGGGTATGCTTTATATTTAGTCAATGAACTTAGAATAGACTTTACACAAATGAACAGTACAAGCAAGTATAAAACTGCTCGGTGTTTGTCCTATCAGACTGATATGTCCTTTTATTTTCcactagcatctgcctgcgactttgtctgcaggttgGTGGTGGCGCCGAGCCGCAGGCAGGCAACCCTTCTTCCGTACTCCCACTGCCTCGCATGGCCGGGCGCCCTCTTGATCCCACCAAAGTGGGTCCTGCACACCATCCTCCCGCACACTAGCCAGGGGCACAAATGCTTTGCCCTCGCTCACCCTACCCGCACCCTAAAGTGTCCCGGTGTACTTACTGCGCTGGCTGAGCCAATGGACGTGGTGTCTCTCACTGCACAGCCACGTCGGGTTCTGAGGGAGGTTACACAGTCACTGCCGCTGTCGAGAGAGTGGTCTGGCCAGGCAGAGCAGGCGGCATGGCTGCAGCACTCCGGAGCCACGAGTAGCCGCTATGTTGGCCAGGTTGCAGAGCAGAAAGTGGCCCACCCACAGTCTGCCTTGGATGTATGGAGCTGTGCCGCTTCTCCACAGGCCCGCCCAGAGCCTGCCGCGCACCAATGGCAGCGCCACTGACAGACCTGTAAGGACGTGATCTGAGGCCCTACTGCAGAGCCGGAGTATCGTTTTACCGGTCGGGGGAGTGCGCATCTCGTGAAGTGGCCtatagtggaacaaacatccaaacacactcagatttataatattagtaggataactcTGGATGTTCCTTTTCTGTGCAGGTCACCGATGTGTTTGGACATTGGTATCAGCAGTGACCTGTAAACAAACAGCCAATCACCTCTCGTGTACGTCAAGGCAGCGCTGAGACCAGCGAGTGACTGCAGTGACCAGAACAGAAATGGAACATCATGAGATGTCATCCAGGATCAACAATGGAGATGACCAGGTGGCCTGCACTGGAATACAAGGACCACTAAATAGAAAATTtagcattttttctttttaatttacaTTAATTGCATCTTAGAGCACAATTCTCatttgtagggttgagccgatcttgagatttcaggatcgtttttaaaatccaatttgtgatcactttccagccaatcccgatggtTCAACCGTAGTCATTTGGTAATTGGGGACAACCCCTTATATTTTTATGAAACAACTGTCCCAGATGACATGATAATTACAAGGTAATCTACGGAGAATATGGGACCGTTAGGTCTGGAATAAAGGAACTACCACCAGTAAAGAAGATGTAATGGGAGGTGAGGTGAGCTGAACAGGCACAAAACCTTCAATGTGTAGGGAGTGAGGTAGTTCTGTAAAGCAGATGAGGGTATTCCCACTTCCAGATTATGACGCCCAACTCTGCTCATTGGGACCAAGGCCATCAGTATAAGGTCATGAAGGTCATGAGATAGCTCACTGGTATTACCCATCATGAGATGTCTCTTGTGAGACCCCTCTTTATAGGCCATGGGGTGACCCCACTGATATTATTTGTCACTCAGTGCCAGAATCGTTTTGTGATACCGTatataggcttatactcgagtcagcaaaaaaaaaaaaatttctttaggaggggggtggggtctatgaccagctgcaatatcaaggtatagaatctcccataaaatagtggggaaaaaaagctttaaaaaaaataaaaaaataaaagttgtaaatccttcctttccctagaatacatataaaagtagagaatgactgtgacacacaaacacattaggtatccctgtgtctgacagtgcccagtctactgagtataggggatctgcagtgctcctgttccattgggaaggggttaataggagcactgcagatcccctatagtcagccaggctaaattccaagtgggggggaaaaaccccagtcctcaagctcagggaaggggcagacagacaagcaAAACACCCCCTCACCTTCCCCAGCAtctcctgcacccaaaaactacgaccattttaatttttgaaattttccagtagctgctgcatttcccccctcggcttatactccagtcaataagttttcccagttttttgtggtaacattaggggcctcggcttatattcgggtcagcttatactcgagtatatacggtatatttccaGCTGCTGTCAGGACTTTTTGTTCATCCCTTTTTTATATGTGGTCAATCCTTTATCCCGGTGTCATGTCTCATTATTACACGTCATTTATGGACATCTCTGCTCTGATGTCTTTGCCTGGTGGACTGGATGGGTTATTACCGACATCTGGggagaatttcatgtcaatagcacccatagaaattaattggttgtctgggataaactaCAAATCTTCCCCTAAACTccttccccccacctaacttctaatttacttgtattaaaataaatgtgtaattacccatatccctggagcggtcatgtgaccagcccagggacactttctgataatctggagacgttccgtttcaccgcttccgaaacgGGACATCACTAGTACTAGGCCAAGATCACATCTGCGTCCTGGAGCCTCTGCTAGAAATCAGCGTAAAGAGAAGGTTTTTTCTCTGCCGCAAAACACCCAGCAGACGCCATTTTTTAGCGGTCAGGCTCTCCATTGggtggacccgaagaacagagcTAGTCTTATAAAGTCTTAGGAAATAGTGACGATGAGAAATCCCAGCAGGATGATGTGAAGGACAATCTGTAATCTCTGCCACAGACAGAGAAGGGAACCAGCTTTGCAAATTAACATGTTCTTGCCCtgtttaacccctcagatgccaccATCAATAGTGAGGTATGGTGATGCATTGTCATAGTGATGGGCTCTACTGATGTCACATATTTAAGTAAACCTATAAGACGGCTAGAGGCAGAgcgtaacatctttgcccgtacgggctttggcgtcatcatccggccgcatgctgaggcgcaggagacgtgtttggctgtgatttcttcttttgggttcgtTTTGCATTGACTGAACACTGTCCTAATCCTACACCTTGggaattgatttcccaccacaacCATTTTCTTCGCCTTCATTTCCttttgctcctctaatggttaaattcagtcttgccctgtgattgacagccggccttcctatcaggtccagggcgggttcatcctc
This sequence is a window from Leptodactylus fuscus isolate aLepFus1 chromosome 2, aLepFus1.hap2, whole genome shotgun sequence. Protein-coding genes within it:
- the LOC142194233 gene encoding uncharacterized protein LOC142194233; its protein translation is MKTCNWSQGPKPCVRFLRYRTMVLSISDPPGMAEARNHMSTRILELALEIISLITGEDCTVVKKSSGECVTPRVSGGWSRTPSPITEPPPHSLRHEQKILELTSRITELLSGEVPIRCQDVTVYFSMEEWEYLEGHKDLYKEVMMEDQQPLTSADGASPRNPPERCPRPPYSQDCPEDPELNVPLDSQVLHFGSFQESDDSRATSGLEIPISVSETGQYEISNYHGHPMLPPCHEGEEDPPQTGQGTTGQKKSNLSSHRKIHRAGRPFTCTERGKSYSCKVALFKHQRIHTGEKPYSCPDCGKCFSNKSGLDKYCRIHTGEKPFACSKCGKSFKKKSQLEYHERSHTGEKPYACSECGKCFTQKSILNKHCIIHTGEMPFVCSECGKCCRKKVHLEYHERTHTGEKPYACSECGKCFTQKSGLDKHCRTHTGEKPFVCSECGKCFRQKSGLDVHWRSHTGERPFSCTECGKMFSEKSKLYSHWRVHTGEKPFVCSQCGRCFGSKDSMERHQRTHTGEKSFSCSECGKCFKLKSSLEKHWGVHTGEKPFICS